In one Sphingobium indicum B90A genomic region, the following are encoded:
- the motA gene encoding flagellar motor stator protein MotA produces the protein MFAIIGLVVLLAMVFGGFIFTGGDIGPVLHALPHEMIIIGGAAVGALIIGNSGSDLKALGGGLGKVFKGPKYKKQDFLDCIFLVSKLMKTLRVEGPVALEPHIEDPASSTIFSEYPRLMGDKTLIHLISDTLRLVVVSSGTLDPHAVEEVMDNALKTHHHEALRPADNLQGLADALPALGIVAAVLGVVKTMGSIDQPPAILGGMIGSALVGTFLGVLLAYGMVNPFANRCRAVIEADGSMYHVVKQIIVASLHGHPQPLVIEAARSSLTHANQPAFAEVFDGMRGK, from the coding sequence ATGTTCGCAATCATCGGCCTGGTCGTGCTGCTCGCCATGGTGTTCGGCGGCTTCATCTTTACAGGCGGCGACATCGGTCCGGTTCTGCACGCGCTTCCGCATGAAATGATCATCATCGGCGGCGCGGCCGTCGGCGCGCTGATCATCGGCAATTCGGGCAGCGACCTGAAGGCGTTGGGCGGCGGCCTGGGCAAGGTGTTCAAGGGGCCGAAATACAAGAAGCAGGATTTCCTGGACTGCATCTTCCTCGTCTCCAAGCTGATGAAGACGCTGCGCGTCGAAGGCCCGGTGGCGCTGGAACCGCATATCGAGGATCCGGCAAGCTCCACCATCTTCTCCGAATATCCGCGCCTGATGGGCGACAAGACGCTGATCCACCTGATCAGCGACACGTTGCGGCTGGTTGTCGTCTCCTCCGGCACGCTCGACCCGCATGCGGTCGAGGAGGTGATGGACAATGCGCTCAAGACCCATCATCACGAAGCGCTGCGCCCCGCCGACAATCTGCAGGGGCTGGCGGACGCCTTGCCCGCGCTCGGCATCGTCGCGGCGGTTCTGGGCGTGGTGAAGACCATGGGGTCCATCGACCAGCCGCCGGCGATCCTGGGCGGCATGATCGGTTCGGCGCTGGTCGGCACCTTCCTGGGCGTTCTGCTCGCCTATGGCATGGTCAATCCCTTCGCCAATCGCTGCCGCGCCGTGATCGAGGCGGACGGGTCGATGTACCATGTCGTCAAGCAGATCATCGTCGCCTCCCTGCACGGCCATCCGCAGCCGCTGGTGATAGAGGCGGCGCGCTCCAGCCTGACCCATGCGAACCAGCCGGCCTTCGCCGAAGTGTTCGACGGCATGCGGGGCAAATAA
- a CDS encoding flagellar motor protein MotB, whose protein sequence is MAEKKRGANEPEPRPIIVKKIVVEGHGGHHGGAWKVAYADFVTAMMAFFLLMWLLGATTEKQRKGLADYFTPTLVQLKEGSAGSNGMFGGDSMTAKENYPTTGGQGNLAITIPRDASGTKDQGGKATKAADRAKFESIRKELEARMARRQGIRKLLKNIRFTETHEGLRIDLIDEADFAMFAMGTDRLLPQARELVNEVAATIRTMPNPLIVRGHTDGLPYSAGQTMNNWMLSSARAEATRKALAASGIGNDRFARIEGVADREPFAKGDVYDPRNRRMSIILGWSHGANGGDADEQADAETRAAIRERDNPMTMARTEARKLDMGGTSLPAGAQLINPTAPGTSNKPGKH, encoded by the coding sequence ATGGCCGAGAAGAAGCGCGGCGCGAACGAGCCTGAACCCCGGCCGATCATCGTCAAGAAGATCGTGGTGGAAGGGCATGGCGGCCATCATGGCGGCGCATGGAAGGTCGCCTATGCCGACTTCGTGACGGCGATGATGGCCTTCTTCCTGCTGATGTGGCTGCTGGGCGCGACCACCGAAAAGCAGCGCAAGGGGCTGGCCGACTATTTCACGCCGACGCTGGTGCAGCTCAAGGAAGGCTCCGCCGGGTCGAACGGCATGTTCGGCGGCGACAGCATGACGGCGAAGGAAAATTATCCGACCACCGGCGGCCAGGGCAATCTCGCCATCACCATCCCCCGCGACGCATCGGGCACCAAGGACCAGGGCGGCAAGGCCACCAAGGCCGCCGATCGGGCCAAGTTCGAATCGATCAGGAAGGAACTGGAGGCGCGCATGGCCCGCCGCCAGGGCATCCGCAAGCTGCTGAAGAATATCCGCTTCACCGAAACGCACGAAGGGCTGCGCATCGACCTGATCGACGAGGCGGACTTCGCGATGTTCGCCATGGGCACCGACCGGCTGCTGCCGCAGGCGCGGGAACTGGTGAACGAGGTCGCGGCGACGATCCGGACCATGCCCAATCCGCTGATCGTGCGCGGTCATACCGACGGCCTGCCCTATAGCGCCGGCCAGACGATGAACAATTGGATGCTCTCCTCCGCCCGCGCCGAAGCCACGCGCAAGGCGCTGGCCGCGAGCGGCATCGGCAACGACCGCTTCGCCCGGATCGAGGGCGTGGCCGACCGCGAACCCTTCGCGAAGGGCGACGTCTACGACCCGCGCAACCGGCGCATGTCGATCATCCTGGGGTGGAGCCACGGCGCGAATGGCGGCGATGCGGACGAACAAGCCGACGCCGAAACCAGGGCCGCGATCAGGGAACGCGACAATCCGATGACCATGGCGCGGACCGAAGCCCGCAAGCTCGACATGGGCGGCACCAGCCTCCCCGCAGGCGCGCAGTTGATCAACCCGACGGCGCCGGGCACGTCGAACAAGCCCGGCAAGCACTGA